ATGATTGGACTAATCATTGGCGTTGTTTTGGTTAGTTTTTCCCGATGTTTTGTTTAGTTGCTCACATTGAATGGGTTAGTACTGGTTGGCTCTTTTGTCTTTTCCCATATAAAATGCAGTTGGCTTATTGGTGGGTCAGGATTGGCAACATGATATATTATGTTGTTCATTATGAAGGAAATAGCAAATGTTATGACAAACTTAGAAAGAGTTTCCCTGAAAAAATATTTTGATAATAATTAATATTTAATCAATCGAATAGTATATATTTGTTATCAAACTTTTGGTTCTTTATGATACTAAAATGTGCTGTCTGACTTTTGTGAATGACAAGTTGATTAAAAGAGATTGAGGATAGGTATACCATGGTGGTAGAAAACATAAATAAGACATAATAGAATAATATGAAATATTTAAATTTAAAGTGGTTTGATTACATATATTATAGAATATATTTGGCATATAGTAAGACTAAAGATCCTGACCCTTGGCTCTATGCAATAAATATTGTTACTGTGGTACAAGTTTTTAACTTTTTGTTGCCTCCACTATGTGTTATACGTATTTCTTATTCTAACTATTTTAATCCCAATTATGATAAATTGGTTAAGCTATGTCTGGTTTTATTGTCGGGGGTTTTATGGATTCATAATTATTATAGATATAAGAAAAAAACATATGAATATTTATTTAAAATCTGGGTAAACGAAAATAAAATAACTAAAAGGAGAAACGGCTATTTTGTTTTACTATATATTTTGATAAGCTTTTTTGCGCCAATAATATACATTTTCATTAAAAAAAACTTGGGGATGTGATTGGAGATACTTGCGTCGTATTATCTTTATAAAATGAATATAATTGGATTTGAATCAATATTCCCTGATATTGTTAATACATTAGGTTTCTTTTACTGTATACTCTAAAAAGTACTGCGATATAAATACTCAAGCGTATTTAATATTAAGTTGATTAAAAGAGATTGAGGATAGGTATACCATGGTGATAAAAAACAAAAATAAGACATAATAGAAAAATATGAAATATTTAAATTTAAGATGGTTTGATTACATGTATTATAGAATATATTTTGCATATAGTAAGACTAAAGATCCTGACCCTTGGCTCTATGCAACAAGTATTGTTACTTTAGTACAAGTTTTAAACTTCTTGTTGGTTCCAGATGTTATTATAAGCATTTTTAATCCTAACCTTGAAGGCGTAGTAACTAAGCCTTGTGTAATAATTTCGTTTTTTATTTTTTGGGTTCATAATTATTATAGATACAAGAAAAAAACATATAAACATTTATGTGAAATCTGGGTGAATGAAAGTAAAAAGACTAAAAGGAGAAACGGATTTTTTGTTATGCTTTATGTTTTTGTAATGATTTTTACGCCAATAGCTTATGGTTTTGTTACTCACAACTTGGCTAAGTAATAGTAAATACTTGCGTCGTATTATTTTTATAAAATGAATATAATTGGATTTGAATCAATATTCCCTGTTTTTTATTGATACTACATTGTCAATCCCTAATTATATCTTTTCTTAATGAAACATTTTGGGTAAGTTATGTGTTTTTTGCATTGCATTAGCTTGTTATATACAGCATAATGCAATGCAATTTCTTTAATCATTTTGTAAATTGTTGCAAATTAAACGATACCTTTGCACCGAAATATTAAAAAAACATAATATGACTTATCATCATTTATCTGTTTTGGTTCATCGCCAGGCCGAAAAATATGGCGACCGGGTGGCCTTGAAATATCGGGATTACGATAAGGCTCAGTGGATGCCGGTTACATGGAACCAGTTCTCTGAAACGGTTCACATTGCGGCCAATGCTCTGGTGGAGATGGGCGTATCCGAACAGGAAAACATCGGGGTGTTCTCTCAAAATAAACCCGAATGCCTCTATGCAGATCTTGCTGCTTTTGCCAATCGGGTTGTTACCGTACCATTATATGCTACAAGCTCTCCCTCTCAGGTTCAATATATTGTGAACGATGCGGAAATCCGCTTTCTATTTGTGGGCGAACAATTCCAATATGATGCAGCAATAAGTGTGCTTCCTTTATGTAAATCGCTTGAACGACTGATTATATTCGACCGGGCTGTGGTGAAAGAGGAACGTGATACCACTTCCATCTACTTTGACGAATTCCTGAAAATGGGAGAGGCCCGTCAGCATCAAGCCATTGTTGAGGAACGTTCCAACCAGGCGAACAGTGAAGATTTGGCCAATATTCTTTATACATCGGGGACCACGGGCGAACCGAAAGGGGTAATGATTCATCACTCCTGCTATCTGGAGCAGTTCAGAACTCATGATTTGCGCCTGTTGACCATGACCGACAAGGATGTTTCCATGAACTTCCTGCCTATGACGCATATCTTCGAAAAAGCCTGGTGTTATCTATGTATTAATAAAGGGGTGCAGATATGCATAAACCTTCGTCCAACGGATATTCAGATGACTATCAAGGAGATTCGTCCTACGCTGATGTGCAGCGTGCCTCGTTTCTGGGAAAAGGTATATGATGGTGTGCAGGAGGTTATCAATAAATCGACCGGAATAAAGAAATCATTGATGATGGATGCTATCAAGATTGGTAAAATCTATAATCTTGATTATTTAAGGATGGAGAAAACTCCACCGTTAACGCTTCGATTGAAATATAAATTTTACGAGAAGACAATCTTCTCCCTTCTGAAGAAAACGATTGGAATCGAAAACGGAAATTTCTTCCCAACAGCCGGAGCGGCCATCTCTGATGAAATCAATGAATTTATCCACTCTGTAGGCATCAATCTGGTAGTGGGATACGGACTTACCGAATCCACAGCAACAGTTTCCTGCATAACCTTGACCGATTATACCATTGGCTCTGTGGGGAAACTAATTGATGGCCTAGAGGTGAAGATTGGAAAGGATAATGAAATCCTTCTTCGTGGTAAGACCATTACAAAGGGCTATTATGAAAAGGCGGAAGTTACAGCTACTGCATTTACCGAAGACGGGTGGTTCCGTACCGGAGATGCCGGATACATGAAGGATGGCGAGCTTTACCTGACAGAGCGTATTAAAGACCTCTTCAAGACCTCTAACGGGAAATATATCGCCCCGCAAGCACTTGAAACGAAGCTGGTTGTTGATAGGTATATTGACCAGGTGGCAATTATCGCTAATCAGCGTAAGTTTGTTTCGGCTCTGATTGTGCCTGATTATGGGCATGTGAAGGAGTATGCAAAGGAAAAAGGCATTGAGTTTGCTTCGATGGAGGAACTTTTGCAGAATTCTGCCATTATTTCACTCTTTAAATCTCGAATTGATACTTTGCAGCAACAGTTTGCCAATTATGAACAGGTGAAAAAGTTTGTTCTGCTGCCGGAACCTTTCAGCATGGAAAAAGGAGAACTGACCAATACCTTGAAAGTAAAGCGGAATGTACTCGAAGGCAACTACAAGGAAGCAATTGATAAACTATACGAAGAGTAATTGCAAAATTGTAATATAGTATAAAACAGAGGGATATCTTACGAGATATCCCTTTTTGTGTTATGAAACATATTTAGAATACTTGTTTATCTTGTATAATATATCTTCCTTTGCACCGCAGCATAGTTCAGCATGGTTTAGTAATAGTAACTGGATGAAAAAAGAGTTTGGACAGCAGACAACAAAGGTTAAGCAACTGGCAGATGCAATCAGTCAGGAGATATCTATGGGTGCCTATAAAATAGGCGACCTGCTTCCTTCTATCAACCAGCTGAGTGCAGATTATAAAGTCTCCAGAGATACTGTTTTTAAGGCTTTTCTTGATTTACGCGAACGTGGGGCCATTGATTCCACTCCCGGGAAAGGATATTATGTGAAGAACAAGCTCAACAACGTGCTCTTGTTGCTCGACCAGTATTCTCCTTTCAAGGATGTACTTTACAACAGTTTCATAAAAAAACTTCCTGCAGGATATAAGGTAGACCTGCTTTTCCATCAATACAATGAGCGGTTGTTCAAAACATTGATTCGTGAATCGGCAGGACGATATAATAAATACATTGTGATGAATTTCAGCAACGAGAAGTTCTCGAATGTACTTAGTAAGATTGACCCGAACAAGCTCTTACTGCTCGACTTTGGAAAGTTTGACAAGTCTTCATACTCATATATCTGTCAGGATTTTGATGAGGGATTATACAAAAGCCTTGAATCCGTACTCACTAACCTGAAGAGATATAAAAAACTTGTACTGGTTTTCCCGAAAGATTTAATGCATCCTCAAAGCAGTAAGGAATATTTTGAGAAGTTCTGTACTGATTACGGCTTTCTTTGTGAAATTGCCGATTCATTGGATGAATGTAAGCTGCAATCAGGTGTGGCATATTTGGTAATTAAGCTGCAAGATGTGGTTGATATTATTAAGCAAAGCAGAATATTGGGACTTAAATGTGGAAAAGATATAGGTGTGCTGGCCTATAATGATATTCCTTCATACGAAGTAATTGATAATGGCATTACGGCACTGACAATAGACTGGCAAAGTATGGGAGCGAAAGCGGCCGACTTTGTTATTAAGAACAAACAAATAACAGAATATCTGCCGACTGAGGTGATAATGAGAAGCTCTTTATAGCTTTTTTTTATCCATATAAATCAGCACAGTTCGGTATGGATTTATGAGTTTAACAAACAATACAACAACACCTTATTACTTGAAAGAATTATGAAAAACTATCCTAAAATCGGGATTCGTCCTACAATTGACGGCCGTCAGGGCGGAGTCAGGGAAAGTCTGGAAGAAAAGACTATGAACCTGGCTAAAGCTGTTGCAGATTTAATCTCCTCGAACCTGAAAAATGGCGATGGGTCACCAGTGGAGTGTGTAATTGCCGACGGAACCATCGGTCGGGTGGCTGAATCTGCTGCCTGTGCTGAGAAATTTGAATGCGAAGGGGTAGGAGCCACCATTACAGTAACATCATGTTGGTGCTATGGTGCTGAAACAATGGATATGAATCCTTACTACCCGAAAGCGGTATGGGGATTTAACGGAACAGAACGTCCGGGAGCGGTTTATCTGGCGGCAGTGCTGGCGGGTCATGCCCAGAAAGGACTTCCTGCTTTCGGAATTTACGGACGCGATGTACAAGATATAGAAGACAATACGATTCCTGCAGATGTGGCAGAAAAGATCCTTCGGTTTGCCCGTGCGGCACAAGCTGTGGCTACCATGAGAGGAAAATCTTATCTTTCAATCGGAAGTGTATCAATGGGTATAGCCGGTTCTATTGTTAGCCCCGAATTCTTCCAGGAATACCTGGGCATGCGCAATGAATCGGTTGATATGAGTGAAATTATCCGTCGTGTAAACGAAGGAATTTATGATAAAGAGGAATTTGCCAAAGCAATGGCATGGACCGAGAAATATTGTAAGTGCAATGAGGGAGCTGATTTTAACACTCCCGAAAAGATTAAAACACGCAAGGAAAAGGATGCCGACTGGGAATTTGTGGTTAGGATGACCATAATCATACGTGACCTGATGCAAGGCAACCCCAGATTGAAAGAACTGGGATTCAAGGAAGAGGCACTGGGGCATAATGCCATAGCTGCCGGTTTTCAGGGACAACGTCAATGGACCGACTTTATGCCGAATGGCGATTTTTCTGAAGCAATGCTGAATACCTCTTTCGATTGGAACGGAATTCGTGAGGCATTTGTATTGGCTACTGAAAACGATGCATGCAATGGTGTAGCTATGCTTTTCGGTCATTTGCTAACAAATACAGCCCAGATATTCTCTGACGTGCGTACCTTCTGGAGCCCTGAAGCTGTGGAAAGGGTAACCGGAAAGAAACTGACAGGGAAAGCCGCCAACGGGATTATTCACCTGATTAATTCGGGTGCTACAACTCTTGATGGAACTGGACAACAAACAAAAGATGGCAAACCTGCGATGAAACCATCTTGGGAAATTACCGAAAGCGAGGTTGAAGAGTGCCTAGCTGCAACAACCTGGTATCCGGCAAGTCGTGATTACTTCCGCGGAGGTGGCTATTCTTCCAACTTCTTCACCAAAGGAGAGATGCCGGTTACAATGTCGCGACTGAACCTGGTGAAAGGTCTTGGACCTGTGCTTCAAATAGCCGAAGGATGGACCGTTGAACTTGATCCGGAAGTGAATCTTACATTAACACTTCGCACCGACAAAACATGGCCAACGACATGGTTCGTTCCTCGTTTGTGCGACAGAAACGGCTTTAAAGATGTTTATTCAGTGATGAACAACTGGGGAGCCAACCATGGGGCGATCAGTTACGGCCATATTGGCAAAGATCTGATTACTCTGGCTTCGATGCTCCGAATTCCGGTGTGCATGCACAATGTGGAAGATGATGAAATCTTCCGTCCTGCTGCATGGAATGCTTTTGGCATGGATAAAGAAGGAGCCGATTACCGTGCATGTGATAATTATGGACCAATATATAAGTAACAGCAATTACTAAATCCTAACTTTCAAACTTTCATTATCACCTGACAGGCAGCAGCAAATCTTTGCTGCTGTCTTTTTTTTGTGCTCGGGGTAATTATAATTTGTGCTATTTTAAAGCTATCTCTTTTACTGCTAATAAAATAATATCTATCTTTGCACCCTCAAATTTAACTAAAATCAGAGATGATAACAATCGAACAACTTAAAGACGTGAAAGAGCGCACCGATGCGCTGAGGAGGTATCTTTGACATCGACAGTAAATTAATTCAAGTCGAAGAGGAACAATTAAGAACACAGGCACCAGGATTCTGGGACGACGCAAAAGCGGCAGAAGCTCAGATGAAAAAGGTAAAAGGAATCCAGGGATGGATTGACGGCTACAATGAAATGAAGACACTGGCCGATGAGCTGGAACTGGCTTTTGATTTCTATAAGGATGAGCTGGTTACAGAAAAAGAAGTAGACGACAACTATGCCAAGGCCATTGAAACGCTTGAAAACCTGGAGCTTAAAAATATGCTTCGTCAGGAA
The Bacteroides sedimenti genome window above contains:
- a CDS encoding AMP-dependent synthetase/ligase, producing the protein MTYHHLSVLVHRQAEKYGDRVALKYRDYDKAQWMPVTWNQFSETVHIAANALVEMGVSEQENIGVFSQNKPECLYADLAAFANRVVTVPLYATSSPSQVQYIVNDAEIRFLFVGEQFQYDAAISVLPLCKSLERLIIFDRAVVKEERDTTSIYFDEFLKMGEARQHQAIVEERSNQANSEDLANILYTSGTTGEPKGVMIHHSCYLEQFRTHDLRLLTMTDKDVSMNFLPMTHIFEKAWCYLCINKGVQICINLRPTDIQMTIKEIRPTLMCSVPRFWEKVYDGVQEVINKSTGIKKSLMMDAIKIGKIYNLDYLRMEKTPPLTLRLKYKFYEKTIFSLLKKTIGIENGNFFPTAGAAISDEINEFIHSVGINLVVGYGLTESTATVSCITLTDYTIGSVGKLIDGLEVKIGKDNEILLRGKTITKGYYEKAEVTATAFTEDGWFRTGDAGYMKDGELYLTERIKDLFKTSNGKYIAPQALETKLVVDRYIDQVAIIANQRKFVSALIVPDYGHVKEYAKEKGIEFASMEELLQNSAIISLFKSRIDTLQQQFANYEQVKKFVLLPEPFSMEKGELTNTLKVKRNVLEGNYKEAIDKLYEE
- a CDS encoding GntR family transcriptional regulator produces the protein MKKEFGQQTTKVKQLADAISQEISMGAYKIGDLLPSINQLSADYKVSRDTVFKAFLDLRERGAIDSTPGKGYYVKNKLNNVLLLLDQYSPFKDVLYNSFIKKLPAGYKVDLLFHQYNERLFKTLIRESAGRYNKYIVMNFSNEKFSNVLSKIDPNKLLLLDFGKFDKSSYSYICQDFDEGLYKSLESVLTNLKRYKKLVLVFPKDLMHPQSSKEYFEKFCTDYGFLCEIADSLDECKLQSGVAYLVIKLQDVVDIIKQSRILGLKCGKDIGVLAYNDIPSYEVIDNGITALTIDWQSMGAKAADFVIKNKQITEYLPTEVIMRSSL
- the fucI gene encoding L-fucose isomerase — protein: MKNYPKIGIRPTIDGRQGGVRESLEEKTMNLAKAVADLISSNLKNGDGSPVECVIADGTIGRVAESAACAEKFECEGVGATITVTSCWCYGAETMDMNPYYPKAVWGFNGTERPGAVYLAAVLAGHAQKGLPAFGIYGRDVQDIEDNTIPADVAEKILRFARAAQAVATMRGKSYLSIGSVSMGIAGSIVSPEFFQEYLGMRNESVDMSEIIRRVNEGIYDKEEFAKAMAWTEKYCKCNEGADFNTPEKIKTRKEKDADWEFVVRMTIIIRDLMQGNPRLKELGFKEEALGHNAIAAGFQGQRQWTDFMPNGDFSEAMLNTSFDWNGIREAFVLATENDACNGVAMLFGHLLTNTAQIFSDVRTFWSPEAVERVTGKKLTGKAANGIIHLINSGATTLDGTGQQTKDGKPAMKPSWEITESEVEECLAATTWYPASRDYFRGGGYSSNFFTKGEMPVTMSRLNLVKGLGPVLQIAEGWTVELDPEVNLTLTLRTDKTWPTTWFVPRLCDRNGFKDVYSVMNNWGANHGAISYGHIGKDLITLASMLRIPVCMHNVEDDEIFRPAAWNAFGMDKEGADYRACDNYGPIYK